The following are encoded in a window of Flavobacterium psychrotrophum genomic DNA:
- a CDS encoding sensor histidine kinase has protein sequence MKRTFKNIIENKWWQELLILVFSFILFTLNDWILIKSWKGVWSGFFYFLLLYSHAQLNRWLLLPILLKKHKPVIYALASGALVFVFSIVMYKVTNAWIYKNCFLYKSSEQQSYLFQAATLVATLICILSVLIIFKFYRDRKKLDSEKLLYNQAQLNSLKEQLNPHFLFNTFNTLYGISLQFPQRTPELIMHVSQLMRYQLESNERQCVPLEDEVNFLSSYVELEKERVGYRCNISFTSDIDDEGAYKIPPMLLICFIENAFKHGTCTIEKCFVDIIISVKEGKLDLLVKNSVPENKSEVISTKIGIRNTTERLNLQYGSNYKLDIKENGIFEVHLQLQLKRL, from the coding sequence ATGAAGCGTACCTTTAAAAATATCATAGAAAACAAATGGTGGCAGGAGCTGCTGATACTTGTATTCAGCTTTATCCTCTTTACCCTTAACGACTGGATATTAATAAAGTCGTGGAAGGGTGTATGGAGTGGCTTTTTCTACTTTCTTTTATTATACAGCCATGCCCAGCTTAACCGCTGGCTGCTGCTGCCCATATTGCTAAAAAAACATAAACCTGTTATTTATGCGCTGGCATCGGGCGCTTTAGTGTTTGTATTTTCCATAGTCATGTATAAGGTTACAAACGCCTGGATCTATAAAAACTGTTTCCTTTACAAATCAAGCGAGCAGCAAAGCTACCTTTTTCAGGCGGCAACGCTTGTAGCAACACTTATCTGCATACTATCTGTACTCATTATTTTTAAATTTTACAGGGACCGTAAAAAGCTCGACAGCGAAAAACTGCTCTATAACCAGGCACAGCTTAACTCGCTTAAGGAGCAGCTTAACCCTCACTTTTTATTTAATACTTTTAATACATTATATGGTATAAGCCTGCAATTTCCGCAGCGCACACCAGAGCTGATAATGCACGTATCGCAACTTATGCGCTACCAGCTGGAAAGTAATGAACGGCAATGTGTACCCCTGGAAGATGAGGTTAACTTTTTAAGCAGCTATGTAGAACTTGAAAAAGAGCGTGTAGGCTACCGCTGTAACATTAGCTTTACCAGCGACATTGATGATGAAGGGGCCTATAAAATTCCGCCCATGCTGCTTATCTGTTTTATAGAGAACGCCTTTAAACACGGTACCTGTACCATAGAAAAGTGCTTTGTAGATATTATTATCTCTGTTAAAGAAGGCAAGCTTGACCTGCTGGTAAAAAACTCGGTACCCGAAAATAAAAGCGAAGTTATCTCTACCAAAATAGGCATACGCAATACTACCGAACGTTTAAACCTGCAATATGGCAGCAACTACAAGCTGGATATTAAGGAGAACGGTATTTTTGAAGTACATTTACAATTACAGTTAAAAAGATTATGA
- a CDS encoding TolC family protein gives MHKKSTMLLMLLFVLQGYSQNLSLRDAIDTGMANYGLVKAKGKYAEAAQETVKQTRRDYLPNLNLSAQQDYGTVNGQNGPLYGFGGLGVASSGLPLAEQNWNAAFGALYLANVNWDFFTFGRMKQRITLAKADAERQQKDFEQEQFQQKVRIAGAYLNLLASQRLVISQKKNLDRTTVVLNNAAVRVKNGLLPGVDSTLASAEVSRAKIALNQLKEQVKMQNAELIRLMGVEPKDFAADTTLVARIPKAAITAEVNDSLNPIRLFYQSRVNYSNQQEKLFRREYWPTFSLFGVFQTRGSGFNSNYATDQTSFTQNYGDGISPTRQNYLMGVGVTWNLTTIARSSKKVSAQKLISEGLKEEYKAIDTQLKAQLDAANARMGFALENYREAPRQVSAAQQAYLQRTTLYKNGLTNLVDVTQALYTLNRAETDRDVIYTNVWQALLMKAAAVGDFNLFINEF, from the coding sequence ATGCACAAAAAATCAACAATGCTGCTGATGTTGCTGTTTGTCCTTCAGGGCTATAGCCAAAATCTCTCACTCAGGGATGCTATAGATACCGGTATGGCAAACTACGGCCTTGTAAAAGCCAAAGGCAAATATGCCGAGGCTGCGCAGGAAACCGTTAAACAAACGCGGCGTGACTATCTGCCTAACCTAAACCTTTCTGCACAGCAGGACTACGGTACCGTAAACGGCCAGAACGGCCCGCTTTATGGTTTTGGAGGTCTTGGTGTAGCCTCTTCAGGATTGCCGCTTGCCGAACAAAACTGGAATGCCGCCTTTGGTGCCCTGTACCTTGCTAACGTTAACTGGGACTTCTTTACCTTCGGGCGGATGAAGCAGCGCATTACCCTGGCTAAAGCCGATGCCGAGCGCCAGCAAAAAGACTTTGAGCAGGAGCAGTTTCAGCAAAAAGTTCGTATAGCGGGTGCTTACCTTAACCTGCTTGCCAGTCAGCGACTTGTAATTTCACAAAAGAAAAACCTTGACCGTACAACGGTAGTGTTAAACAATGCTGCGGTTCGTGTTAAAAATGGCCTGTTGCCCGGGGTAGACTCTACACTGGCATCTGCCGAAGTATCAAGGGCTAAGATAGCACTTAACCAGCTTAAAGAGCAGGTAAAGATGCAAAATGCCGAGCTAATACGACTTATGGGGGTAGAACCCAAAGATTTTGCGGCCGATACCACACTCGTAGCACGCATACCTAAAGCGGCGATTACTGCTGAGGTTAACGACAGCCTTAACCCAATACGCCTTTTTTACCAGAGCAGGGTTAACTACAGTAACCAGCAGGAAAAGCTTTTCCGTCGCGAGTACTGGCCTACGTTCAGCCTGTTTGGTGTGTTCCAGACAAGGGGATCGGGTTTTAACTCTAATTATGCTACAGACCAGACATCGTTTACCCAAAACTATGGCGATGGCATAAGCCCTACGCGCCAAAACTACCTTATGGGTGTAGGCGTTACCTGGAACCTTACCACCATAGCACGTTCGTCTAAAAAAGTAAGTGCGCAGAAGTTAATATCTGAAGGACTAAAAGAAGAATATAAAGCAATTGATACGCAATTAAAAGCACAGCTTGATGCTGCCAATGCCCGCATGGGCTTTGCACTCGAAAATTATCGCGAGGCACCACGCCAGGTTAGCGCTGCACAGCAGGCTTACCTGCAACGCACTACGCTTTACAAGAACGGGCTTACCAATCTTGTAGATGTTACCCAGGCGCTATACACGCTAAACCGTGCAGAGACAGACCGCGATGTTATTTATACCAATGTGTGGCAGGCCCTGCTGATGAAGGCTGCTGCGGTAGGCGACTTTAACCTGTTTATCAACGAATTTTAA
- a CDS encoding efflux RND transporter permease subunit, translating into MNLIRFALRKPISILVLVAGLFFFGIGAIRDIKVDILPKMNLPVIYLAHPFSGYTPDQMESYFAKNYVNIMLFANGVKSIETKNIQGLTLMKISYYEDTNMAQAAAEMSALSNRIQAAFPPGSQPPFIIRFDASSLPVGQLVLSSKTRSNNELQDLANVYVRASFTNIPGLLSPPPFGGSPRTIEINVDPARLNSFNLTPDQVVEAIRLNNQTAPSGNVRVGDKNYLTPTNNTIHEIKDFEKIPIFKGGVQNLYLSDVATVKDGADVTNGYALVNGKRSVYVSIAKAGDASTWDVVKNLKANLPKIQSTLPPDVSISYEFDQSVYVINSVKSLITEGVIGAVLTGLMVILFLGDKRAAFIVILTIPISVISGVLFLKLFGQTINLMSLSGLALAIGILVDESTVTIENIHQHLDMGKPKALAIWDACKEIALPKLLILLCILAVFAPAFTMVGIPGALFLPLAMAIGFSMIVSFLLSQTFVPVMANWVMKSHHDDKQHGELTTPAEEVYVHRDAFADREDYNNDGKMSRFEKFRVGFMKLIDRLLPKRKFIGIAYLLVITGLAVLFLNVIGQDVFPRINSSQFQLRIRAPFGTRMERTEEKTLKVLKEIENTVGKEHIGISSVYVGMHPSLYSVSPIYLFMSGPHEAVFQIALKDYHHDMDDFKDELRKRIAKIEPDLKVSFEPIELTDKVLSQGSPTPIEIRFAGKNKKINEQYANKVIAQLNKIDYYRDVQIAQPIHYPALNIEIDRVRAAQLGVDMSDISRSLIASTSSSRYTDKNTWIDEKAGLSYNVQVQVPLDKMQTEQDIANIPLLRNSVRPVLGDVATITHVDTRGENDNLGAMPYISVTANVNHTDLGTASKDVNKIIAGLGELPRGLFVEPIGLSKVLSETMKSLETGLLIAVVVIFLMLAANFQSFRVSLVILTAVPAVVLGSLLLLLATGSTLNLQSYMGIIMSVGVSIANAVLLVTNAEHLRKENGGDALKAAREAASTRLRPIIMTSVAMIAGMLPMAIGHGESGEQVSPLGRAVIGGLLFSTITVLVILPVIFAWAQGKATIQSPSLDPEDEESKHYVPSHQ; encoded by the coding sequence ATGAATTTAATACGTTTTGCGCTTCGCAAACCTATATCGATACTGGTGCTAGTTGCCGGGCTCTTTTTCTTCGGAATCGGGGCTATAAGGGACATTAAGGTAGACATCCTGCCAAAGATGAACCTGCCGGTTATTTACCTGGCCCACCCCTTTAGCGGTTATACGCCAGACCAGATGGAGTCGTATTTCGCAAAGAACTACGTAAACATCATGCTTTTTGCCAATGGTGTAAAAAGCATAGAAACTAAAAACATACAGGGTCTTACCCTGATGAAGATAAGCTACTACGAAGATACGAACATGGCACAGGCCGCCGCAGAAATGAGCGCCCTGAGCAACAGGATACAGGCTGCCTTCCCACCGGGGTCGCAACCGCCGTTTATTATCCGTTTTGATGCTTCGTCACTTCCGGTAGGGCAGTTGGTACTGAGCAGTAAAACGCGCAGTAATAACGAGCTTCAGGATTTGGCTAACGTATATGTGCGTGCCTCGTTTACTAATATTCCCGGTTTGCTTTCGCCACCACCTTTTGGAGGTAGCCCCCGCACGATCGAAATAAACGTAGACCCTGCAAGGCTAAACAGCTTTAACCTTACACCAGACCAGGTGGTAGAAGCCATAAGGCTTAATAACCAGACGGCTCCATCGGGTAACGTAAGGGTAGGAGACAAGAACTACCTGACACCTACAAACAACACCATACATGAAATTAAGGACTTTGAGAAGATCCCTATTTTTAAGGGTGGTGTGCAAAACCTTTATCTTAGCGACGTAGCTACGGTTAAAGACGGAGCTGACGTTACTAATGGTTATGCCCTTGTAAACGGTAAACGATCTGTATATGTAAGTATTGCAAAAGCAGGTGATGCCTCTACTTGGGATGTGGTTAAAAACCTTAAGGCTAACCTGCCTAAAATACAAAGCACCCTGCCGCCGGACGTTTCTATTTCGTATGAATTTGACCAGTCGGTATATGTAATCAACTCGGTTAAGAGCCTTATTACTGAAGGGGTTATTGGGGCGGTTCTTACCGGGCTTATGGTAATACTTTTTCTTGGAGATAAAAGGGCTGCGTTTATTGTTATCCTTACCATACCTATCTCTGTAATATCGGGTGTATTATTCCTTAAATTATTTGGGCAAACCATCAACCTGATGTCGCTTTCCGGCCTTGCGCTTGCTATCGGTATCCTTGTCGACGAAAGTACGGTTACGATAGAAAACATTCACCAGCACCTCGACATGGGTAAACCCAAAGCACTCGCTATTTGGGATGCGTGTAAGGAAATAGCACTGCCTAAATTGCTTATCCTTTTATGTATCCTTGCTGTATTTGCGCCGGCCTTTACCATGGTAGGCATACCGGGGGCACTGTTCCTGCCGCTTGCTATGGCCATTGGTTTCTCTATGATTGTGTCGTTCCTGCTTTCGCAGACGTTTGTACCGGTTATGGCAAACTGGGTAATGAAATCGCACCATGACGATAAGCAACATGGCGAACTTACCACTCCGGCAGAAGAAGTATATGTACATAGGGATGCTTTTGCTGACCGCGAAGATTATAACAACGACGGTAAGATGAGCCGTTTCGAAAAGTTTAGGGTTGGCTTTATGAAGCTTATCGACAGGCTGCTGCCAAAGCGTAAGTTTATTGGTATTGCTTATCTTTTAGTTATTACCGGGCTTGCGGTACTTTTCCTTAATGTAATAGGGCAGGATGTATTCCCGAGGATAAACAGCAGCCAGTTCCAGCTCCGCATCCGTGCGCCGTTTGGTACCCGTATGGAACGTACCGAAGAAAAAACGCTGAAGGTTCTTAAAGAAATAGAAAATACTGTAGGTAAAGAACACATAGGTATATCATCGGTTTATGTAGGTATGCACCCGTCATTGTATTCGGTTTCGCCTATCTACTTATTTATGTCAGGCCCTCATGAAGCGGTGTTCCAGATCGCGCTTAAAGACTACCACCATGACATGGACGACTTTAAAGATGAGCTCCGCAAGCGCATTGCCAAAATAGAGCCGGACCTTAAGGTGTCTTTTGAGCCGATAGAGCTTACCGATAAGGTATTGAGCCAGGGTTCGCCTACGCCAATAGAGATACGTTTTGCAGGCAAGAACAAAAAGATAAATGAGCAATATGCCAATAAGGTAATTGCACAGCTTAATAAAATCGATTACTACCGTGATGTGCAGATAGCACAGCCCATACACTACCCGGCACTCAATATTGAAATAGACAGGGTACGCGCCGCGCAGCTTGGGGTAGACATGAGCGATATTTCGCGCTCGCTTATAGCCAGTACATCATCATCGCGTTATACCGATAAAAATACCTGGATAGACGAGAAGGCAGGCCTGTCTTATAACGTGCAGGTACAGGTACCGCTGGATAAGATGCAAACCGAGCAGGATATTGCTAATATCCCGTTATTGCGCAACTCGGTACGTCCAGTATTGGGCGATGTTGCCACTATTACCCACGTAGATACACGTGGCGAAAACGACAACCTGGGTGCTATGCCATATATATCGGTAACGGCAAACGTAAACCATACCGACCTTGGTACAGCGAGTAAAGACGTGAATAAGATAATTGCCGGATTGGGCGAACTGCCACGTGGCCTTTTTGTAGAGCCTATAGGCCTTAGTAAAGTACTTAGTGAAACTATGAAAAGCCTTGAAACCGGACTGTTAATAGCAGTTGTTGTTATCTTCCTTATGCTAGCGGCTAACTTCCAGTCGTTCCGGGTGTCGCTGGTTATCCTTACGGCTGTTCCGGCGGTGGTACTGGGCTCGCTGCTGTTGCTGCTTGCCACAGGTTCTACGCTAAACTTACAATCGTATATGGGTATCATCATGTCCGTCGGGGTATCTATTGCTAACGCCGTACTGCTTGTTACCAATGCCGAACACCTCCGTAAGGAGAATGGGGGAGACGCACTCAAGGCAGCACGTGAGGCAGCTTCTACGCGACTTCGCCCCATCATTATGACCTCTGTAGCCATGATTGCCGGTATGCTGCCTATGGCTATTGGCCACGGCGAAAGCGGCGAGCAGGTATCGCCACTGGGCCGTGCCGTAATTGGCGGATTATTGTTCTCTACCATTACCGTACTGGTTATTTTGCCTGTTATCTTTGCATGGGCACAGGGCAAGGCAACCATACAGTCGCCATCATTAGATCCTGAAGATGAAGAAAGCAAACATTATGTACCCTCACACCAATAA
- a CDS encoding efflux RND transporter periplasmic adaptor subunit yields MKKITLLSSAALSLLLLYSCGEEKKEAPAAPETKTETFDLQKQKMSSEIRLPAELQGFKQTDIYAKVSSFVKELKVDIGSQVKAGQLLIVLEAPEISSQLAAAESRLHSAEAVYMATNATYNRILETSKVEGTISKNDLDIALSRKSSDYAQLQAAKAAHREIQVMQSYLQIHAPFDGVISARNVNTGAYVGPAGAGSTLPLFTIQDQQKLRLAVSVPELYTAYLGDAEEISFKVTPLPNDKFTAKIARRSGALDTRLRSERVEMDVVNTNKKLLPGMVAEVILPLNAKDSTYVVPKTAVVSSAERIYVVTVQDNKFKRTGIVKGREYGDNIEIYSDSLKVNQKLVKAANEEMRNGDPANN; encoded by the coding sequence ATGAAAAAGATCACCCTACTATCATCAGCAGCCTTATCCCTGCTGTTACTATACAGCTGCGGCGAAGAAAAGAAAGAAGCGCCTGCAGCACCCGAAACTAAAACAGAAACGTTTGACCTGCAAAAGCAAAAAATGTCGAGCGAGATACGCCTTCCGGCAGAATTGCAGGGCTTTAAGCAAACAGATATTTATGCTAAAGTAAGCAGCTTTGTAAAAGAACTTAAGGTAGACATAGGCAGCCAGGTAAAAGCCGGTCAGTTGCTTATTGTGCTTGAGGCACCCGAGATAAGCTCGCAGCTTGCAGCTGCCGAAAGCCGCCTGCACAGTGCCGAGGCTGTTTATATGGCTACAAACGCTACTTACAACCGAATACTGGAAACCAGTAAGGTAGAAGGTACAATTTCTAAGAACGACCTTGACATAGCGCTTTCGCGCAAAAGCAGCGATTATGCACAGCTACAGGCTGCTAAAGCTGCACACCGCGAAATACAGGTTATGCAAAGCTACCTGCAAATACACGCTCCGTTTGATGGGGTTATATCTGCCCGTAACGTAAATACCGGTGCTTATGTAGGCCCTGCAGGAGCAGGCAGCACCCTGCCGTTATTTACCATACAGGACCAGCAAAAGCTTAGGCTTGCCGTATCGGTACCTGAGCTATATACTGCTTACCTGGGCGATGCTGAGGAAATATCTTTTAAAGTGACGCCGTTACCTAATGATAAGTTTACCGCTAAGATTGCCCGCCGCAGTGGTGCGCTGGATACCCGCCTGCGTAGCGAAAGGGTAGAGATGGATGTGGTTAATACGAACAAGAAACTGCTTCCGGGTATGGTGGCTGAGGTTATACTGCCGCTAAATGCTAAAGACAGTACGTATGTAGTGCCTAAAACAGCCGTGGTAAGCAGTGCCGAACGTATTTATGTAGTAACCGTGCAGGACAATAAATTTAAGCGTACCGGTATTGTTAAAGGCCGTGAGTATGGCGATAATATAGAAATATACAGCGATAGCCTTAAAGTGAACCAAAAACTTGTAAAGGCTGCTAACGAAGAAATGCGAAACGGCGACCCCGCCAATAACTAA
- a CDS encoding cation:proton antiporter encodes MKKFRNSIFYVVVIALFSALIYMALKNGKTLEAGRTIKGAGMGRGQWQDFINSMYHNLGDPLALLLVQIITILFVARLFGWICRKIGQPSVVGEMIAGIVLGPSLVGTYFPEYSGMLFPAASLPNLKYFSQVGLILFMYVVGMELDLSVLKNKAKDAVIISHASIIIPFTMGLGLAYFIYDQFAPADVAFSSFGLFMGIAMSITAFPVLARIVQERGLHRTRIGAMVITCAAADDITAWCILAAVIAIVKAGSFVSSLYIIGLSILYVGLMLGVVRPFLKRIGDLYSNKENITKPVVAIFFLTLLISAYTTEIIGIHALFGAFMAGAIMPENMRFRSIFIEKVEDVAQVMLLPLFFVFTGLKTQIGLLNDPYMWQVCGLIIVVAVTGKFIGSAITAKFVGQNWRDSLTIGALMNTRGLMELIVLNIGLELGVLSTEVFSMMVIMALATTFMTGPALDLIGFIFNRKKNYIPAEIRQASRYKVLVSFDSPDGGKTLLRLANAFVAKMNGNAMVTAMHVSPSSEIHTFNLQEYEKESFKPVLAEAEVLGQKVTTLFKATSDVDSDIPTVANKGEFDLVLIDIGQSIFEGTLLGKILGFTTRIINPESLLNTFTGKEKLFENSPFDEKTQQILTKTHTPVGILVDKEFKGTDKIFVSIFDEEDAFLIEYAHKLIANVGSQVTILDADGFVKNNPHIKESIRSVEQVVPNHIQLLSQKKLEKEFLQSQDLMIISVESWKKLLESRSPWLNNTPSLLILKK; translated from the coding sequence ATGAAAAAATTTAGAAACAGTATTTTTTACGTGGTTGTCATCGCCCTTTTTTCGGCGCTTATTTACATGGCGCTTAAAAACGGAAAGACCCTCGAAGCAGGACGCACCATAAAAGGAGCAGGCATGGGCCGTGGCCAGTGGCAGGATTTTATCAATTCAATGTACCACAATTTGGGCGACCCATTGGCATTACTGCTCGTGCAGATTATTACCATTTTATTTGTAGCCCGCCTTTTTGGTTGGATATGCCGCAAAATTGGGCAACCATCAGTAGTAGGCGAAATGATAGCCGGTATTGTATTAGGGCCATCATTAGTAGGTACTTATTTCCCTGAGTATTCGGGTATGCTTTTCCCGGCAGCATCATTACCTAACCTTAAATATTTTAGCCAGGTAGGCCTTATACTCTTTATGTATGTAGTGGGTATGGAGCTTGACCTTAGCGTATTAAAAAACAAGGCTAAAGATGCTGTAATTATTAGCCACGCCAGTATTATCATACCATTTACCATGGGGCTTGGTTTAGCATATTTCATATACGACCAGTTTGCCCCGGCCGATGTTGCCTTTAGCTCATTCGGGTTGTTTATGGGTATTGCCATGAGTATTACGGCCTTTCCTGTACTGGCACGCATCGTTCAGGAGCGTGGCCTTCACCGCACCCGCATAGGTGCTATGGTTATTACCTGCGCCGCCGCAGATGATATTACCGCATGGTGTATCCTTGCTGCCGTTATTGCCATTGTAAAAGCAGGATCGTTTGTTAGTTCATTGTATATCATAGGATTATCAATACTATATGTAGGCCTTATGCTTGGGGTTGTGCGCCCTTTCCTTAAGCGCATTGGCGACTTGTATTCTAATAAAGAGAACATTACAAAACCCGTAGTAGCCATATTTTTCCTTACACTTTTAATTTCTGCTTACACAACAGAAATCATTGGAATACACGCACTATTCGGGGCTTTCATGGCAGGTGCCATCATGCCAGAAAACATGCGTTTCCGCAGTATTTTTATAGAGAAGGTAGAAGATGTAGCACAGGTTATGCTACTGCCTTTATTCTTTGTGTTTACCGGGTTAAAAACACAAATAGGTTTGCTGAATGACCCATATATGTGGCAGGTTTGCGGACTTATTATTGTTGTAGCCGTTACCGGAAAGTTTATTGGCAGCGCCATTACCGCAAAATTTGTAGGCCAAAACTGGCGCGACAGCCTTACCATAGGTGCCCTGATGAATACCCGTGGCCTTATGGAACTTATAGTACTTAACATAGGCCTTGAGCTGGGAGTACTCTCTACTGAGGTATTTTCTATGATGGTTATTATGGCACTAGCCACTACATTTATGACCGGCCCTGCGCTCGACCTGATTGGGTTTATATTTAACCGCAAGAAAAACTATATTCCGGCCGAGATACGCCAGGCAAGCCGTTATAAAGTACTTGTTTCTTTTGACAGTCCCGATGGTGGTAAAACCTTGTTGCGCCTTGCAAATGCTTTTGTAGCAAAAATGAACGGCAATGCTATGGTTACCGCTATGCACGTATCACCAAGTAGCGAGATACACACCTTTAACCTTCAGGAATACGAAAAAGAAAGCTTTAAACCGGTGCTTGCAGAAGCCGAAGTATTAGGGCAAAAGGTTACGACGTTGTTTAAAGCCACCAGCGATGTAGACAGCGATATCCCTACGGTTGCCAATAAAGGTGAATTTGACCTTGTGCTTATTGATATAGGCCAGTCGATATTTGAGGGTACATTACTGGGTAAGATACTTGGTTTTACAACCCGCATCATTAACCCTGAAAGCCTGCTGAACACTTTTACCGGTAAAGAAAAGTTGTTTGAAAATTCGCCTTTCGACGAAAAGACACAGCAGATACTTACCAAGACCCATACACCTGTGGGCATACTGGTAGATAAGGAATTTAAGGGTACTGATAAGATATTCGTTTCTATATTTGATGAGGAAGATGCTTTTCTTATAGAATATGCGCATAAGCTTATAGCAAACGTAGGCAGCCAGGTAACCATACTGGATGCTGACGGATTTGTAAAAAACAACCCGCATATTAAAGAAAGTATACGCAGTGTAGAGCAGGTAGTACCTAACCACATACAACTGCTGAGCCAGAAAAAACTGGAGAAAGAATTCCTGCAAAGCCAGGATTTGATGATAATAAGCGTAGAAAGCTGGAAAAAGCTGTTGGAATCGCGCAGCCCGTGGTTAAACAATACGCCATCATTGCTTATCCTTAAAAAGTAA
- a CDS encoding LytR/AlgR family response regulator transcription factor, producing the protein MNTKIKCLLLDDELPGLTLLKMLCEQMPELEVVKAFNSPLTLLAEAPNLEYDLLITDIEMPGMNGLQVADVLKGKAIIFTTAYKNFAVDAFDRDAVDYVVKPVKAERLQHAVHKVAALMAVSAPAEPATPKQIQLNTDKGKALIGTDKIFCIVTSKVDSRDKILKLNDNTKITAKNCSFDKLMEMLPVNDFCRINKKAIIAIKHVQFYAHDIVTADRLLPDGSHYTFPLSEIYRNDFIKKVKV; encoded by the coding sequence TTGAACACAAAAATAAAATGTTTACTGCTTGATGATGAGCTGCCGGGGCTTACCCTGCTTAAAATGCTTTGCGAGCAAATGCCCGAACTTGAAGTTGTAAAGGCATTTAACAGCCCCCTTACCCTTTTAGCCGAAGCCCCTAACCTGGAGTATGACCTGCTTATTACAGATATAGAAATGCCGGGCATGAATGGCCTGCAGGTTGCTGATGTGCTTAAGGGCAAAGCCATTATATTTACCACAGCCTATAAAAATTTTGCCGTTGATGCCTTTGACCGCGATGCTGTAGACTATGTAGTAAAACCCGTAAAAGCAGAAAGACTGCAACATGCTGTGCACAAAGTTGCCGCACTTATGGCTGTAAGTGCACCCGCAGAGCCTGCCACGCCAAAACAAATTCAGCTTAATACCGATAAAGGAAAGGCGCTGATAGGTACAGATAAAATATTTTGCATAGTAACCAGCAAAGTAGACAGCCGAGACAAAATACTAAAGCTAAACGACAATACTAAGATTACGGCAAAGAACTGCTCTTTTGATAAGCTGATGGAAATGCTGCCGGTAAACGACTTTTGCCGTATCAACAAAAAAGCAATCATTGCCATAAAACACGTGCAGTTTTATGCCCATGATATTGTTACAGCCGACAGGCTTTTACCCGACGGCAGCCACTATACGTTTCCGCTAAGCGAGATTTACCGCAATGATTTTATTAAAAAAGTAAAAGTTTGA
- a CDS encoding histidine kinase has protein sequence MNTPLNIIFACIICLLLIIVAWLIYRFTKAEKIKKELEERFLELENKTNTLQLQTLESRLNPHLFKNILNSIQSHAYQTYFAMDKLGNVLDYILYESQNRFVSPREEIEFALNLIEINKIKLSPLFSISVKKKIDETDALYDQKILAPLISIDLIENAFKHADLQSPDAFISIIIEFKDNIFSITVHNKISPKSAFLKEHSGLGSSTLEQRLKILYNNCFKLDRYTEEDVYVAQLKINLLEHKNKMFTA, from the coding sequence TTGAATACTCCGTTAAACATTATATTTGCCTGCATCATATGCCTGCTGCTAATTATTGTTGCATGGCTGATCTACCGTTTTACAAAAGCCGAAAAAATTAAGAAAGAACTGGAAGAACGTTTTTTAGAGCTCGAAAACAAGACCAATACATTACAACTGCAAACGCTTGAATCGAGGCTTAACCCACACCTTTTTAAGAACATACTAAACAGTATACAAAGCCATGCTTACCAAACCTATTTTGCGATGGATAAACTGGGTAATGTGCTGGACTATATTTTATATGAAAGCCAGAACCGCTTTGTAAGCCCCCGGGAGGAAATAGAGTTTGCGCTGAACCTTATAGAGATCAATAAAATAAAACTGAGCCCGTTATTCTCTATCTCCGTCAAAAAGAAAATTGATGAAACAGATGCGCTGTATGACCAAAAGATACTGGCACCACTTATAAGCATCGACCTGATAGAAAACGCATTTAAGCACGCAGACCTGCAAAGCCCCGATGCGTTTATATCAATCATTATAGAATTTAAAGACAACATCTTCTCTATAACAGTACACAATAAGATATCACCTAAGTCGGCTTTCTTAAAAGAACACAGCGGCCTGGGATCTTCTACCCTGGAACAACGCCTTAAGATACTGTATAACAACTGTTTTAAACTCGATCGCTATACCGAAGAAGATGTATATGTAGCACAACTAAAAATAAACCTGCTTGAACACAAAAATAAAATGTTTACTGCTTGA
- a CDS encoding rhodanese-like domain-containing protein yields the protein MKKLFTALVIATALFACKKEQKRGTEQVLPAAFEKEMTADAGQLIDVRTPKEYSEGHLNGAKNLHIYDNDFITRLDSLDKDETVYIYCKAGGRSAEAVETLESKGFKHIVELEGGMDAWKEAGKPVKQ from the coding sequence ATGAAAAAATTGTTTACTGCGCTGGTAATAGCCACTGCGCTTTTTGCCTGCAAAAAAGAGCAAAAAAGAGGTACTGAACAGGTTCTTCCTGCAGCGTTTGAAAAAGAAATGACTGCCGATGCCGGGCAGCTTATAGACGTGCGTACCCCAAAAGAATATAGCGAAGGGCACCTTAACGGTGCTAAAAACCTGCATATATATGATAACGACTTTATAACCCGTCTGGACAGTCTGGATAAAGATGAAACCGTATATATATACTGCAAGGCAGGCGGCCGTAGTGCCGAAGCTGTAGAAACACTAGAAAGCAAAGGCTTTAAACATATTGTAGAGCTGGAAGGCGGCATGGATGCCTGGAAAGAAGCCGGTAAACCCGTAAAGCAATAA